A part of Bacteroidales bacterium genomic DNA contains:
- a CDS encoding carboxypeptidase-like regulatory domain-containing protein — protein MKKIITFLFCFSCFITSNCQIIRGTVKDIQTKEPIEFASVYFSGTFAGKTTDQNGNFTLNVSKYSTMPLTISAIGYYSSEVSVYSADSLLKIYLKPKVYEIEEIVIHADSIIKKREENLKLFKDAFLGTTENSENCKIINEADISFNYFSDEDTLKAFTVKPLLIENRSLGYNIIYYLDLFEYYKKTERIYFSGRILFDDSLTFKGRSQRYYDRQRKLTYLGSRMHLFRTLYSEDSTSTGFTIVDSTNRKLSFKNIVMQETKGQKYIWNLGNLRIHYYQKFSFMNILTPKLYFDFNGYFDPQSVQWYGELANKRIADWLPYEYKLE, from the coding sequence ATGAAAAAGATTATTACATTTTTATTTTGTTTTTCCTGTTTTATTACATCCAATTGTCAGATAATTAGAGGTACAGTTAAAGATATTCAAACGAAAGAACCTATTGAATTTGCCTCTGTATATTTTAGCGGGACATTCGCAGGTAAAACTACTGACCAAAATGGTAATTTTACTCTGAATGTATCCAAATACAGTACTATGCCATTGACCATAAGTGCCATTGGCTATTATTCTTCCGAAGTTTCGGTTTATTCGGCAGATTCACTGCTTAAAATTTATCTGAAGCCTAAGGTTTACGAGATCGAAGAAATAGTTATTCATGCGGATTCAATAATTAAGAAAAGAGAAGAAAATTTGAAACTATTCAAGGATGCTTTTCTTGGCACAACAGAAAATTCTGAGAACTGCAAGATCATCAATGAGGCTGATATATCATTCAATTATTTCTCCGATGAGGATACCTTAAAAGCATTCACTGTAAAACCATTACTAATTGAGAACAGATCATTAGGTTACAATATAATCTATTACTTAGACTTGTTTGAATACTATAAAAAAACTGAGCGTATTTACTTTTCTGGCAGAATTCTTTTTGATGATTCCCTGACATTTAAAGGTAGATCACAGCGGTACTATGACAGGCAAAGAAAATTAACCTATCTGGGTTCCAGGATGCATTTATTCAGAACACTATATTCTGAGGATTCTACGTCTACCGGTTTTACAATAGTTGATTCCACCAATCGAAAACTTAGTTTTAAAAACATAGTCATGCAGGAAACCAAAGGCCAGAAATATATTTGGAATTTGGGAAATTTAAGAATCCATTATTATCAAAAATTCAGCTTCATGAATATTCTGACTCCAAAACTATATTTTGATTTTAACGGTTACTTTGACCCCCAATCGGTTCAATGGTACGGAGAACTGGCTAATAAACGAATCGCTGATTGGTTACCCTACGAATATAAACTTGAATAA
- a CDS encoding type II toxin-antitoxin system RelE/ParE family toxin — protein sequence MAKYRLSNDAKEDLIRIHHYGVEKFGLSQADKYFNTFFEYFDIIAQRPFSFESVDYIRTGYRRCVCGSDSIYYRINNDIVEIMAIIGRQDINKIL from the coding sequence ATGGCCAAGTATAGATTAAGTAATGATGCTAAAGAAGATTTAATCCGTATTCATCATTATGGGGTTGAAAAGTTTGGACTTTCTCAAGCTGACAAATATTTCAATACTTTTTTTGAATATTTTGATATTATTGCTCAAAGACCATTTTCATTTGAATCAGTAGATTATATTAGGACGGGTTACAGACGTTGTGTTTGTGGATCGGATAGCATTTACTATAGAATAAATAATGATATTGTTGAAATTATGGCGATTATCGGAAGGCAAGATATAAATAAAATCCTATAA
- a CDS encoding transglycosylase SLT domain-containing protein produces MKKRSLALFIACLLFVSFSKAQSESDSLLSRIDSILFSHTDTLFTNNDTLGFSDSLFLLTEGDQFIPGSYIPDSIYMKRLSALPFTFDMTYNPTVRRFIELYTVKLQDKLGVMLGLSSFYFPIFEEVLDSFNYPQELKYLPVIESALNPAATSKAHAAGLWQFIRSTGLQHGLVINGYMDERRGIQESTVAAVRYLGDLYAQFNDWQLALAAYNCGPGNVNRAIARSGGKRSFWEIYKYLPRETRGYVPGFIGAAYAFNYYKAHGITPVPSDLPEKMDTIKIDRNLHFNQVAEVLCIDVNTLKMINPQYIKDFVPSDNKRQFVLNLSASDKERFVAMRDSIYAYNSVFYQKECENLLKTPDYVVHRVKYGECMSVIAQRYHVSVSSIKKWNRISGTSLRQGQKLVIYPRA; encoded by the coding sequence ATGAAAAAAAGATCTTTAGCCCTTTTCATCGCTTGTTTACTTTTCGTTTCCTTTTCAAAGGCGCAATCTGAAAGCGATTCCCTGTTATCCAGGATCGATTCCATTCTGTTTTCACATACTGATACCTTGTTTACCAATAATGATACATTGGGTTTTTCGGACAGCCTGTTTCTCCTTACTGAAGGCGACCAGTTCATTCCCGGTTCCTATATCCCGGACTCCATTTATATGAAGCGGTTGAGCGCATTGCCGTTCACTTTTGATATGACGTATAACCCGACAGTCAGACGATTTATTGAACTCTATACGGTTAAGCTCCAGGACAAACTCGGTGTGATGCTGGGTTTAAGTTCGTTTTATTTCCCGATTTTTGAAGAGGTCCTCGATAGTTTTAACTATCCACAGGAATTGAAATACCTGCCGGTTATTGAATCTGCATTGAACCCCGCAGCCACTTCAAAGGCTCATGCAGCCGGTTTATGGCAATTTATACGAAGTACAGGATTGCAACATGGATTGGTTATTAACGGGTACATGGATGAGCGGCGTGGAATCCAGGAATCTACCGTAGCAGCAGTCAGGTACCTGGGTGATCTGTATGCACAGTTTAACGACTGGCAATTAGCCTTGGCTGCCTACAATTGCGGACCAGGTAACGTTAACAGGGCTATTGCACGATCCGGCGGGAAAAGAAGCTTTTGGGAAATCTATAAATACCTGCCCAGGGAGACCAGGGGTTATGTACCCGGCTTTATAGGTGCCGCGTATGCATTTAACTATTATAAAGCTCATGGTATTACACCCGTTCCCTCTGATCTGCCGGAGAAAATGGATACAATTAAAATAGACCGGAACCTTCACTTCAACCAGGTGGCAGAGGTTCTTTGCATCGACGTGAATACCCTGAAAATGATCAATCCTCAGTATATCAAAGATTTCGTGCCCTCCGATAACAAGAGACAATTTGTGTTGAATCTGTCAGCCTCCGATAAAGAACGCTTTGTGGCCATGCGTGATTCCATTTATGCCTATAACAGTGTATTCTACCAAAAGGAATGTGAAAATCTCCTGAAAACACCGGATTATGTAGTTCACCGGGTTAAATACGGAGAATGCATGTCGGTAATCGCCCAGCGTTACCATGTTTCCGTTTCAAGTATCAAGAAGTGGAACCGGATTTCAGGAACCTCTCTCAGGCAGGGACAAAAGCTGGTAATTTATCCCCGGGCGTAA